A genomic stretch from Ketobacter sp. MCCC 1A13808 includes:
- a CDS encoding CopG family ribbon-helix-helix protein → MAMTSVRMSEELMARLELAAEKLRRSKGWLINDALDEYLSREEAKAKLLEDTQLSLAQAEAGQLIDGDEVMDWIDSWGSEDEKEPPAV, encoded by the coding sequence ATGGCTATGACTAGTGTACGCATGTCGGAAGAACTGATGGCTCGCTTGGAATTGGCAGCAGAAAAGCTAAGAAGATCAAAAGGTTGGTTGATCAATGACGCATTGGATGAATATCTGTCCCGAGAAGAAGCCAAAGCGAAGCTATTAGAGGATACCCAGCTCTCCCTGGCCCAGGCCGAAGCGGGGCAACTTATTGATGGCGATGAAGTGATGGACTGGATTGATAGCTGGGGTTCAGAGGATGAGAAGGAACCGCCGGCCGTATGA